The Colletotrichum higginsianum IMI 349063 chromosome 2, whole genome shotgun sequence genome has a segment encoding these proteins:
- a CDS encoding Acyltransferase produces the protein MAASEARPDQPSLPWRMTSAAIMSLTGAISRAFLHGLNDVQTEGLPQFLEVLDKRRAEVPQRGLITGTATSSHFFMYPSQTTLAYDPLIWGALPLKYNSVPSSARWGLGAHDICFKNGFFKSFFSLGQVLPTYRMLHSPNGGLFQPTMAQAIRLVSGPGALFPLKIAFRAGNNEVFASPAYYRNNHNAWVHVFPEGCVHQHPQRTLRYFKWGVSRLILESDPAPQLVPIFIDGFSDIMPEDRHWPRWAPRIGAKIRVIYGEALEVGDAFKEQRSRWKSMVQKEEKALGKRLDAGEVPESLKDHPEAIQLRIEVAKTVRDMVQELRLRAGYPQDDPAFALAETWERDPKKKQYKSPVDDGLVHKE, from the exons ATGGCCGCCTCAGAAGCACGGCCGGATCAGCCGAGTCTGCCCTGGCGGATGACATCGGCGGCCATCATGAGCCTCACCGGCGCCATTTCCCGAGCCTTTCTGCATGGCCTCAATGATGTCCAGACCGAAGGCCTTCCTCAATTCCTGGAGGTATTGGACAAGCGTCGAGCCGAGGTCCCCCAGCGTGGTCTCATTACCGGTACGGCCACAAGTTCTCACTTCTTTATGTACCCA TCTCAAACCACATTAGCGT ATGATCCTCTGATATGGGGTGCGTTACCACTCAAGTACAATTCAGTACCGTCGAGCGCTCGATGGGGTCTTGGTGCCCATGACATTTGCTTCAAGAATGG CTTCTTCAAGTCCTTCTTTAGTCTCGGTCAGGTTTTGCCGACATATCGCATGCTTCATTCGCCAAATGGTGGTCTCTTTCAGCCGACAATGGCACAGGCGATCCGCCTCGTCTCGGGTCCTGGAGCCCTGTTTCCCTTAAAAATAGCCTTCCGTGCTGGTAACAACGAGGTTTTCGCCTCGCCTGCATATTACCGTAACAACCACAACGCGTGGGTTCACGTGTTCCCGGAAGGATGTGTGCACCAACATCCCCAGCGGACTCTCCGATACTTCAAATGGGGAGTCTCGCGGTTAATCCTTGAATCCGACCCGGCGCCTCAGCTCGTCCCTATCTTCATTGACGGCTTCTCAGACATCATGCCCGAAGACAGACACTGGCCACGATGGGCTCCGCGCATTGGTGCCAAGATCCGTGTCATCTACGGCGAGGCCCTTGAGGTAGGTGACGCATTTAAGGAGCAGCGATCTAGGTGGAAGAGCATGGTTcaaaaagaagagaaggccCTGGGCAAGCGACTGGATGCCGGCGAAGTACCTGAGTCGCTGAAAGACCACCCTGAGGCCATCCAGCTACGGATAGAAGTCGCCAAGACCGTCAGGGACATGGTGCAGGAATTGAGACTGCGGGCGGGCTATCCTCAGGATGACCCGGCGTTTGCTCTTGCCGAGACGTGGGAGCGCGACCCTAAGAAGAAGCAGTATAAAAGTCCAGTGGATGACGGTTTGGTTCACAAGGAATGA
- a CDS encoding PHO system negative regulator has product MDGKRHPSSFQQLEKLGEGTYATVFKGRNRQTGELVALKEIHLDSEEGTPSTAIREISLMKELKHENIVALHDVIHTENKLMLVFEYMDGDLKKYMDTHGDRGALKPHQIKSFMYQLLRGIDFCHQNRVLHRDLKPQNLLINGKGQLKLGDFGLARAFGIPVNTFSNEVVTLWYRAPDVLLGSRTYNTSIDIWSAGCIMAEMYTGRPLFPGTTNEDQIIRIFRIMGTPTERTWTGITQFPEYKPTFQMYATQDLRQILPQIDPTGIDLLQRMLQLRPELRISAHEALKHPWFNDIVMQQHQQQTLQAQARAYPGQGSYETY; this is encoded by the exons ATGGACGGCAAGAGACACCCGAGCTCGTTCcagcagctcgagaagctcggcgagggcacATACGCGACT GTCTTCAAAGGTCGAAACCGGCAAACAGGAGAGCTTGTTGCGCTGAAGGAAATTCACCTGGACTCGGAAGAGGGCACACCCTCAACTGCGATTCGGGAGATCTCCCTTATGAAGGAGCTCAAGCACGAGAACATTGTCGCCCTTCACGATGTCATCCACACCGAGAACAAGTTGATGTTGGTCTTCGAGTATATGGATGGGGACTTGAAGAAGTATATGGACACCCATGGCGACAGGGGCGCCTTGAAGCCGCACCAGATCAAATCTTTCATGTACCAACTCTTGAGAGGCATTGATTTTTGCCATCAGAACAGGGTGCTGCACCGAGACCTGAAGCCACAGAATCTCTTGATCAACGGCAAGGGACAGCTCAAGCTTGGCGACTTTGGACTAGCCCGCGCCTTCGGCATTCCTGTGAACACCTTTTCGAACGAGGTTGTTACGCTCTGGTATCGTGCACCGGACGTTCTTCTTGGAAGCAGAACGTACAACACAAGCATCGATATCTGGTCTGCGGGATGCATTATGGCGGAGATGTACACTGGTCGACCATTGTTCCCTGGCACAACGAACGAGGACCAGATCATCCGGATTTTCCGCATTATGGGAACACCCACCGAGCGTACCTGGACTGGCATTACCCAGTTTCCTGAGTACAAGCCAACCTTCCAGATGTACGCCACCCAAGATCTTCGCCAGATCCTCCCACAGATCGATCCCACAGGCATCGATCTGCTCCAGCGGATGCTCCAGCTACGCCCTGAACTACGCATCAGCGCGCACGAAGCCCTTAAGCATCCTTGGTTCAACGACATTGTcatgcagcagcaccagcagcaaaCCTTGCAAGCACAGGCTAGAGCGTACCCCGGACAGGGGTCTTACGAGACGTACTGA